A segment of the Pseudomonas versuta genome:
TCAGCAGGCAGGCGTACCAGGCCACCAGCAGCCGTTCTTCAGGGCTGAGGTTGCCGGGCAGGTCAGGGTCGAACAGCGTCTCATAGCTGCCCTGGGTGGCACTCACCACCTTGGCCCGTGCCTGTCGCAATTGCTGCACCGGCCCCCCGGCGTCGAGTAACAGTCGATCCAGCAGATCGGGTATGGCAGGACTGTTCATTGCAACTCCTTGGTCTGCGCCCGGCGTGCTGCCACGGCGTTCTGCAAAAATTCCCTGACGGCTTGCCACGACTGTTGATTGGCCCGGGCATTGGCTGCCGGCTCACCGTCGTCGCTATAGGTCGCAGGTATGAAAGGCAACAAAATGCTGTGCCCGGCCAGCGGGTAATCGTGTTGCGCCACCGGCCACGGGTGTCGCGAGGACTGCAGACGCTCACAGACCATCTGCCCGAAACGGCTGGACGGCCAGGCCGCATCATCCCCCGCCGTCAGCAGCAGTACCGGGCCACGAATCTGCTCCACGGCTATGCACGCCCGCGCCACCGCTTGCGCGTCTTGCAGCGCAGTGCTGATCGACAGCGCATTGCGCAACCCGGCATCCCGGGCCGCCCAGCTGGCGTGACGATTGTTGTTCCACACATGCACCAGCGGCTGGCCACGGTACAACCAGGCCGGGCCATCGCGCCCCACCGCCGGGTCCGCCGCTGCCTGGCCTCCATGCACCAGCGCGCTGGGCACGTAGCCGATTACCGCAGCCACCGAGCGGGGAAACAGGCTACCCAGCAACAGCACCAGCTCGCCTCCCCGGGACTGGCCACTGAGGGCGATAAAGCCATCGGCCGGCGCCAGTTCGCGGTGCATCCATGCCAGGCCTTGCTCGAAATATTCCAGCGGAGTGTTGGAGATGTAATCCGACAGCCCCGGCGCCTTGAAATAACCCAGCGCCAGCGCGCTGTAACCCCGCGAGGCATAGAGCGCAGCACGGGCTTCGTTGATCCCGCCGCCGGAGCCGTTGAGCACCATCACCGCCGGGTGCGGGCCAGGGCCTGCGGGCACAAACAGGGTGCCCACCAGGCCGTTCTCTCGAATCTCGCGACGGCTGACACCTTCGCCCGCCAGGCGCTGGATCAGGGTCTGCATCTGGTCGCTGCCTTCAAGGCGAATCTCGGTCAGCAAGGGCTGCACCACTGAGTCATTGAATACTGCAGTGCTGCGCCCTTGCCCGGCACGCTGGCTCCACAGCAGGCCCATGGCCGAAACACCGCTGTAATCACCTGTCAGCGGCGCATCCTGTTCAAGATCAACCCGGCCCCGGGCGTCAGCGACAAACGTCGCCGAGCTGCGCCACAGGTGCTCGCCGCCACGTCGGGTCTGGCTGCTCAGGGTCACCTGCTGCCCCGCTGCCAGCCCCTCGACCACGATCTGCCGCGGCTCGTCCAGCAGGCCATCGGCAGGGCTGATGTGCAGCGTCGCCATTACTTTTTTTCCTCGCTGACCATCATCGCCGTGGTGCGGTCGCTGAGCAGCGGATCGACCCGCAGCCCTTTGCGCGCCGCCCAGATATTCTGGTAATGGAACAGCGGCAACACGCCCACATCGTCCGTCACCAGCGTCACCGAATGACGCAGGATCGCCTCGCGCTTGCCATCGTCGAACTCTGACGAAGCCTGCTCCAGCGCCTGGTCCACCAACGGATTGCTGTAACGCCCCCAGTTCGATGAGCCCAGGCCTTTGCCGGCATCCGCACTGGCCAGCACATTGGTCAGCCCGTAACTGGCCTCACCCGTGCCATTGCCCCAGGCAATCACCGTAACCGCGTACTCGTTCTTGTTGGCGCGGCTGGCATACACCGACCATGGCACCACTTGCAGATCCACCTTGACCCCGATCCGGGCCCAGAACTGCGCCACCGCCTGCAGGGTTTCCGGGGCCAGCGGGTAGCGGTCGCCGGGCACGTGTACGGTCAATTGAAAGCCATCGGGGTACCCGGCCTCGGCCAGCAGTTTTTTCGCCTGCGCCGGGTCGTTGGCAATATTTTTCACCTGCGGGTTGTAGCCAAAGGTATTGGCCGGCATCCATTGGTTGGCCTCGGTCACGGTGTTCTGCAGGATGCGTTCAACAATCGCCTTGCGGTTGATTGCCAGCGACAGCGCCTGACGCACCCGCACATCGCGCAACGGGTTTTCGGCCAGTGGCCTGCCCTGGTTGTCGCGAATGAACTCGTTGGGGCCTTCATGAAAGCTCGGCTGGATCAGCAATGCGCGCAGGCCCGGGTAGGCAAACAGGCTGACGCCGGGAGTGGCTGCGAGCTTTTTCACATCCGCGGGCGAGACCTTGTCGATCACGTCCACATCCCCCGCCAGCAAGGCTGCGGTACGGCTGGCCGGGTTGGCGATATAGCGGTAATCCACCTGATCCCACACCGGCGGCTTGCCCCAGTAATCAGGGTTGCGCTCAAACAGGCTGCGATCACCCTGGGCATTGGACACCAGGCGATAGGGCCCGGTACCGATCACGGCTTTGCCGCTGTTGTATTCCTCGGTACTGGAGTGTTCTCCCACATGGCGACTGACGATGTAGATCGAATCGATGTTTTGCAGCAACAACGTATTGGGCTCTGTGGTCTTGACCCGCAAGGTATACGGGTCCGGGGCACTGACCGAGGCGATGGTGCGCAGTGAACTGGAATACGGTGCCACGCTGCCCGGCACGTTGCGCGCCCGCTCCAGAGAGAACACCAGATCATCGGCGGTCAGGGGCTGGCCGTCCTGCCACTTGACGTCTTTGCGCAAGTAAAACTCCCAGGTGGTGTCATCCAGGGTCTTCCAGCTTGTCGCCAGGCCGGGCAAGGTCTGGTTGTCATGACGCTCCAGCAGCGACTCCCAGACATGCAGTGCCAGGGAGCGGTCCCCGGCGTGGTTGTTCAATTGCGGGTCCAGAGACGACACCGGGTCGGCGTAAGCAATGCGCAGGGACTGGGCACTGGCCCCGGCCGCAGCGCTCAGCAATGCAGCAGTCAATAACGTAAGCAGCAGCGGTTTCATGGTCGGTTCCGTTCAAGAGTTGAGATGGCAGGCACTGAAATGGCCGGGTGACACTTGCAGCAGCGCCGGCGCCTGTTCGCGGCAGCGGGCTGTGGCATGCGGGCAGCGCGGATGGAAATGACAGCCGGAAGGCGGATTCAGCGGGCTGGGAATCTCCCCGCGAATGGCCTGGTACTGACTGCGGCGCAGTTCAAAACGGGGGATCTGAGCCAGCAGCGCCTGGGTGTAGGGGTGATTGGCGCGGGCAAACAATTCGTCCACCGTGGCCGACTCCACCACCCGCCCCAGATACATCACCACCACCCGGTCGCAGAGGTGTTCCACCACGCCCAGGTCGTGACTGATAAACAGATACGTCAG
Coding sequences within it:
- a CDS encoding acyl-CoA thioesterase/bile acid-CoA:amino acid N-acyltransferase family protein; amino-acid sequence: MATLHISPADGLLDEPRQIVVEGLAAGQQVTLSSQTRRGGEHLWRSSATFVADARGRVDLEQDAPLTGDYSGVSAMGLLWSQRAGQGRSTAVFNDSVVQPLLTEIRLEGSDQMQTLIQRLAGEGVSRREIRENGLVGTLFVPAGPGPHPAVMVLNGSGGGINEARAALYASRGYSALALGYFKAPGLSDYISNTPLEYFEQGLAWMHRELAPADGFIALSGQSRGGELVLLLGSLFPRSVAAVIGYVPSALVHGGQAAADPAVGRDGPAWLYRGQPLVHVWNNNRHASWAARDAGLRNALSISTALQDAQAVARACIAVEQIRGPVLLLTAGDDAAWPSSRFGQMVCERLQSSRHPWPVAQHDYPLAGHSILLPFIPATYSDDGEPAANARANQQSWQAVREFLQNAVAARRAQTKELQ
- a CDS encoding ABC transporter substrate-binding protein, whose product is MKPLLLTLLTAALLSAAAGASAQSLRIAYADPVSSLDPQLNNHAGDRSLALHVWESLLERHDNQTLPGLATSWKTLDDTTWEFYLRKDVKWQDGQPLTADDLVFSLERARNVPGSVAPYSSSLRTIASVSAPDPYTLRVKTTEPNTLLLQNIDSIYIVSRHVGEHSSTEEYNSGKAVIGTGPYRLVSNAQGDRSLFERNPDYWGKPPVWDQVDYRYIANPASRTAALLAGDVDVIDKVSPADVKKLAATPGVSLFAYPGLRALLIQPSFHEGPNEFIRDNQGRPLAENPLRDVRVRQALSLAINRKAIVERILQNTVTEANQWMPANTFGYNPQVKNIANDPAQAKKLLAEAGYPDGFQLTVHVPGDRYPLAPETLQAVAQFWARIGVKVDLQVVPWSVYASRANKNEYAVTVIAWGNGTGEASYGLTNVLASADAGKGLGSSNWGRYSNPLVDQALEQASSEFDDGKREAILRHSVTLVTDDVGVLPLFHYQNIWAARKGLRVDPLLSDRTTAMMVSEEKK